Proteins found in one Alteromonas macleodii genomic segment:
- a CDS encoding NAD(P)H-hydrate dehydratase yields the protein MLDTQLTSSLSYKLFRADQVRENEGQAAADSGCDMFTLMQRAGDVVFKQCLELMPNSDVYLVLVGQGNNAGDGYIAAINAKLAGKQVHLCAVEPERTLDGDAGKAQQRWLDAGGSINGFDAALLDKSDVVIDALLGTGINSYIRNEFADVIDAVNSSSTPVVSVDVPSGLDANTGQSLGRCVQADITVTFVGIKPGLVTGAGKQSCGKLVYADLGIGKAFQALAKASATMLNIDHFKGMGPREINSHKGTYGRLLCIGGNRGTAGAIRLASEAALRSGAGMVRVYTHESSVVQVSAGRPELMVTDFNLEDALAWATCVVIGPGLGQDEWAEEAFETTMKHCQNQNKPVVIDADALNLLCQQSTAYTLSDSILTPHAGEAARLLGVSIDDVESDRFNYARQCSQRYHAVCVLKGAGTLIDNEKKTWVCRHGNPGMATAGSGDVLSGILGALLAQGVETDIAAKYGVVLHAKAGDDIAQLYGQRGMIASDLFDAVRALINH from the coding sequence ATGCTAGATACTCAATTAACGTCAAGTTTATCATACAAACTATTTCGGGCCGATCAGGTTAGGGAAAATGAAGGGCAAGCCGCCGCCGACTCTGGCTGTGATATGTTCACCTTAATGCAAAGAGCCGGTGACGTGGTATTTAAACAATGTTTAGAGCTAATGCCTAATTCAGACGTTTATTTAGTATTGGTGGGACAAGGTAACAATGCGGGCGATGGCTACATTGCAGCCATCAACGCAAAACTCGCAGGTAAGCAAGTGCATCTATGTGCGGTGGAGCCTGAACGTACTCTCGACGGCGATGCGGGTAAAGCACAGCAGCGCTGGCTTGATGCTGGCGGCAGCATTAATGGGTTTGATGCGGCGTTATTGGACAAATCAGATGTAGTTATTGATGCGCTTCTTGGTACAGGTATTAACAGTTATATACGCAATGAGTTTGCTGATGTTATCGATGCCGTTAACTCGTCATCGACCCCCGTGGTGAGCGTGGATGTTCCCTCAGGACTCGATGCTAACACAGGTCAAAGTCTAGGACGCTGTGTTCAGGCTGATATAACGGTGACCTTCGTGGGTATAAAGCCCGGGCTTGTCACAGGAGCGGGCAAACAATCATGCGGCAAACTGGTTTACGCTGATTTAGGCATAGGTAAAGCCTTTCAAGCATTAGCCAAAGCTAGCGCGACCATGCTGAATATCGATCACTTCAAGGGGATGGGGCCTCGGGAAATCAACAGCCACAAAGGCACTTACGGGCGACTGTTATGCATTGGTGGAAACCGAGGGACTGCAGGGGCAATTCGACTTGCCAGCGAAGCGGCCCTTCGAAGTGGCGCGGGTATGGTGCGAGTGTATACCCATGAATCGTCGGTGGTTCAGGTAAGTGCAGGCAGACCTGAACTTATGGTGACCGACTTCAATTTAGAAGATGCATTAGCTTGGGCGACCTGCGTGGTGATTGGCCCGGGTCTTGGTCAAGATGAATGGGCTGAAGAAGCATTCGAAACCACAATGAAACATTGTCAAAACCAAAATAAGCCTGTGGTTATCGATGCTGATGCGCTTAACCTTTTGTGTCAGCAGTCCACAGCGTACACCTTGTCAGACAGTATCTTAACGCCTCATGCGGGTGAAGCAGCGCGCTTACTGGGTGTTTCTATTGACGATGTTGAAAGTGACCGCTTTAACTATGCAAGACAGTGCTCACAGCGATACCACGCCGTCTGTGTACTTAAAGGGGCGGGCACGCTTATCGATAACGAAAAGAAAACCTGGGTTTGCCGTCACGGTAATCCAGGCATGGCCACGGCAGGAAGCGGTGACGTACTAAGCGGAATTTTAGGCGCATTGCTTGCGCAAGGAGTAGAAACGGATATTGCAGCAAAATATGGCGTAGTGCTACATGCAAAGGCAGGTGATGATATTGCCCAACTGTATGGTCAACGTGGTATGATAGCGAGTGATTTGTTCGACGCAGTACGTGCGCTTATCAACCACTAA
- the queG gene encoding tRNA epoxyqueuosine(34) reductase QueG — protein MSEISSIDLVELTNNIKAWGTALGFQQVGISDIDLHQHESHLQEWLDNGYHGDMAFMESHGMKRARPDELVPGTLRVISVRMNYLPPDASFAKHLKKPEIGYISRYALGRDYHKVLRKRLKQLGEKITASLAHTQYRPFVDSAPVLEHAIAEKAGIGWTGKHSLTLNKEAGSWFFLGELFINLPLPVDAPIEEGCGSCTACLTICPTSAIVAPYKVDGRRCISYLTIESDKDIPEELRPKMGNRIYGCDDCQLVCPWNRFADITSEEDFHPRQVLHGQSLNNLFSWSEETFLRNTEGSPIRRIGFEKWQRNIAVALGNAPYNEESIRLLKERRGCVSDLVDRHIDWAIEQQQSKQKASSGDSRQQARLIRVVEKGLPRDA, from the coding sequence ATGTCCGAAATTAGTTCTATCGACCTTGTTGAATTGACCAACAATATCAAGGCTTGGGGTACAGCGCTAGGCTTTCAACAGGTTGGCATCAGCGATATTGATCTACATCAGCACGAGTCACACCTACAGGAATGGTTAGACAATGGCTACCACGGTGATATGGCCTTTATGGAAAGCCATGGGATGAAGCGTGCCCGGCCAGATGAACTGGTCCCAGGTACATTGCGTGTTATCAGTGTTCGCATGAATTACTTACCTCCTGATGCCTCGTTTGCTAAGCATTTAAAAAAGCCAGAAATAGGCTATATCAGCCGCTATGCGTTAGGCCGTGACTACCACAAAGTGTTACGTAAGCGCTTAAAGCAGCTAGGCGAAAAAATAACTGCCTCTCTTGCGCATACCCAATACCGCCCGTTTGTGGATTCAGCACCAGTTCTGGAACACGCCATTGCCGAAAAAGCGGGGATTGGCTGGACCGGTAAGCACAGCCTAACACTTAATAAAGAAGCGGGCTCTTGGTTCTTTCTAGGTGAGCTTTTTATTAATTTACCGCTGCCAGTGGATGCCCCTATCGAAGAAGGCTGTGGAAGCTGCACAGCGTGTTTGACTATATGCCCTACGAGCGCGATTGTAGCCCCTTATAAAGTGGACGGTCGACGCTGTATATCATACCTCACCATTGAATCGGATAAGGACATACCCGAAGAGTTACGACCAAAGATGGGCAATCGCATTTACGGATGTGATGATTGTCAGCTTGTCTGTCCTTGGAATCGATTCGCCGATATCACTAGTGAAGAAGACTTTCATCCTAGGCAGGTATTGCATGGTCAAAGTCTTAATAATTTGTTTAGTTGGTCTGAAGAAACCTTTTTACGCAATACTGAAGGCTCACCTATCAGGCGTATCGGCTTTGAGAAGTGGCAGAGAAATATCGCCGTGGCTTTAGGCAATGCACCTTATAATGAAGAAAGCATTCGGCTTTTAAAAGAAAGACGGGGCTGTGTAAGCGACCTAGTAGATAGGCACATTGATTGGGCTATTGAGCAACAGCAAAGCAAGCAAAAGGCCTCTAGCGGCGACAGTAGACAGCAAGCTCGACTTATTCGCGTTGTTGAAAAAGGCTTACCCAGAGACGCATAA
- the hemE gene encoding uroporphyrinogen decarboxylase: MSQNFPSVDKPALKNDRYLRALLKQPVDMTPVWMMRQAGRYLPEYKATRAVAGDFMSLCKNAELACEVTLQPLRRFPLDAAILFSDILTIPDAMGLGLYFETGEGPRFKNPITCKADVDKIGLPDPEGELQYVMNAVRTIRRELKGEVPLIGFSGSPWTLATYMIEGGSSKAFTKIKKMAFAEPATLHALLAKLADSVTEYLNAQIAAGAQSVMVFDTWGGVLSPRDYKEFSLQYMERIVSGLTRENEGRKVPVTLFTKNGGMWLESIAATGCDAVGLDWTIDIKEARARIGDKVALQGNMDPSMLYAQPQRIEQEVASILEGYGEGSGHVFNLGHGIHLDVPPENAGVFVNAVHDLSKQYHK; encoded by the coding sequence ATGTCGCAAAATTTCCCCAGTGTTGATAAGCCCGCGTTGAAGAATGATCGTTACTTACGTGCATTACTTAAGCAGCCGGTTGATATGACACCTGTATGGATGATGCGACAAGCAGGGCGTTACCTTCCAGAGTATAAAGCGACCCGTGCAGTAGCAGGCGACTTTATGTCGTTGTGCAAAAATGCAGAGCTTGCCTGTGAAGTAACGCTGCAGCCTTTACGCCGCTTTCCACTCGATGCCGCTATTCTTTTCTCTGATATTTTGACTATCCCAGATGCAATGGGGCTAGGTCTTTACTTCGAAACCGGTGAAGGCCCACGTTTTAAAAATCCAATCACATGCAAAGCGGACGTAGATAAAATTGGTCTGCCTGATCCAGAAGGTGAGCTTCAGTATGTAATGAATGCTGTTCGCACCATTCGCCGAGAGCTAAAAGGTGAAGTACCATTAATTGGATTTTCTGGAAGCCCTTGGACACTAGCTACCTATATGATCGAAGGTGGTTCAAGTAAGGCCTTTACCAAAATTAAAAAAATGGCATTCGCGGAGCCAGCCACGCTGCACGCATTGTTAGCCAAACTAGCCGACTCAGTAACTGAGTACCTTAATGCTCAAATCGCAGCGGGTGCACAATCTGTTATGGTATTTGATACCTGGGGTGGCGTATTGTCTCCTCGTGACTATAAAGAATTCTCGCTTCAATACATGGAACGCATTGTAAGCGGGCTAACCCGTGAAAATGAAGGTCGTAAAGTGCCTGTTACCTTGTTCACGAAAAACGGCGGTATGTGGCTTGAGTCTATTGCGGCAACAGGTTGTGACGCAGTAGGTTTAGATTGGACTATCGATATTAAAGAAGCCCGTGCACGTATTGGCGATAAAGTAGCGCTTCAAGGCAACATGGACCCTTCTATGTTATACGCTCAGCCGCAAAGAATTGAGCAAGAAGTGGCGTCTATTTTAGAAGGCTACGGCGAAGGAAGCGGTCACGTGTTTAACTTAGGGCACGGAATTCATTTAGACGTACCACCTGAGAACGCCGGCGTGTTTGTTAACGCGGTGCACGACCTTAGTAAGCAATATCACAAGTAA
- the nudC gene encoding NAD(+) diphosphatase, with protein MMIKLDEGKLTSQQAMWVVFSRGKVLVQESSESIPVAYLSEIPFLASYVNEIHQLPPLNETAHRELPVFVVDLGAEHVEEPGWEKVSLRQLLFAEYDIAFSVIGRAWQYIHFLRTHQFCGQCGAKTERVDWEMAMQCYRCQHRTYPRVSPCIIVSIHNNEKILLAKGVRHKESNMYSTLAGFVESGESLEQAVHREVFEEVGVKVKNLRYYNSQPWPFPHSLMVGFIAEYDGGEIRCQENEIDDAQWFEVDALPTIPPKVSIAGQLIEKTVSLIGDK; from the coding sequence ATGATGATTAAATTAGATGAAGGGAAGTTGACCTCCCAGCAGGCGATGTGGGTGGTTTTTAGTCGTGGAAAAGTTCTAGTACAAGAATCATCTGAGTCTATTCCCGTTGCTTATCTGAGTGAAATTCCTTTCCTAGCGTCATACGTAAATGAAATACATCAACTTCCGCCACTAAACGAAACTGCACACAGAGAATTACCTGTCTTCGTTGTAGATTTAGGCGCTGAACATGTAGAGGAACCCGGCTGGGAAAAAGTATCACTTAGACAACTTCTTTTTGCTGAATACGATATTGCTTTTTCTGTTATTGGTAGAGCATGGCAATACATTCATTTTTTGCGGACACACCAGTTTTGTGGCCAGTGTGGTGCGAAAACCGAGCGTGTAGATTGGGAGATGGCTATGCAGTGTTACCGCTGTCAGCATCGCACCTATCCAAGGGTGTCCCCATGTATTATCGTTTCTATTCACAACAATGAGAAAATACTATTAGCAAAAGGGGTTCGCCACAAAGAGTCTAATATGTATTCGACCCTTGCCGGCTTTGTTGAAAGCGGGGAGAGTTTAGAGCAAGCCGTTCATCGAGAAGTATTTGAAGAGGTTGGTGTAAAAGTTAAAAACCTGCGCTACTACAATAGCCAGCCTTGGCCGTTTCCTCATTCTCTTATGGTAGGTTTTATTGCTGAGTATGATGGCGGAGAAATTCGTTGCCAAGAAAACGAGATAGATGACGCACAGTGGTTTGAAGTGGATGCACTGCCGACTATTCCGCCTAAAGTGTCTATCGCAGGGCAGCTAATTGAGAAAACAGTGTCTCTCATCGGCGACAAATAA
- the rsd gene encoding sigma D regulator yields MLQQLESVKSKWGGKSQVIDRWLLDRQALLVSYCELAGINNHSECLPDADEIANFCGALLDYLSAGHFEVFDILVESDSEGIKLRDKLYPRLTKTTDAALEFNDTFAQAVTPEQAAGFDSALAKLGETLEERFALEDELIAHVHTNKRDPEVAL; encoded by the coding sequence ATGTTGCAACAGTTGGAAAGCGTAAAATCTAAATGGGGTGGCAAAAGTCAGGTCATAGACCGTTGGCTATTAGATAGGCAAGCCTTATTAGTCTCGTACTGTGAACTTGCCGGCATTAACAACCATAGCGAATGTTTGCCCGATGCCGATGAAATAGCAAACTTTTGTGGTGCTTTACTCGATTATCTTTCTGCAGGACATTTCGAAGTTTTCGATATTTTAGTTGAAAGCGACAGCGAAGGTATAAAACTGCGTGATAAACTTTACCCCAGATTGACAAAAACCACTGACGCCGCACTTGAATTCAATGATACGTTTGCGCAAGCAGTGACGCCAGAGCAGGCTGCAGGCTTTGATTCTGCCTTAGCTAAGCTTGGAGAAACATTAGAAGAGCGTTTTGCCTTGGAAGATGAGTTAATTGCTCACGTTCACACAAACAAACGTGATCCAGAAGTAGCGCTTTAA
- a CDS encoding transcriptional repressor codes for MNKTTLIHKARAYCEQRGARFTPLREKVYEILVSKHGPMGAYELLDSLKETESSAKPATVYRALDFLLDFGFIHRLESTNAFVACYHFGCNHPVQFLICDSCGDVAEIQSEGLQDTLDNQAKQHGFKVSKQTIEAHGLCADCQQTEEHTAQESVHEC; via the coding sequence ATGAACAAAACCACACTTATTCATAAGGCACGCGCGTATTGTGAACAGCGCGGCGCTAGATTTACACCGCTTAGAGAAAAGGTGTACGAGATTCTTGTATCAAAGCACGGCCCCATGGGTGCTTATGAACTACTCGACTCATTAAAAGAAACAGAATCCAGTGCAAAACCTGCCACTGTGTATCGCGCTTTGGATTTTCTTCTCGATTTTGGTTTCATTCATCGCTTAGAGTCTACCAATGCGTTCGTAGCCTGTTACCATTTTGGATGTAACCACCCCGTTCAGTTCTTAATTTGTGACAGCTGCGGTGATGTTGCTGAGATTCAATCTGAAGGTCTTCAAGATACCCTCGATAATCAAGCCAAACAACACGGTTTTAAAGTTTCAAAACAAACCATTGAGGCCCATGGATTATGTGCCGACTGTCAACAAACCGAAGAGCACACTGCCCAGGAGAGTGTACATGAATGCTGA
- a CDS encoding chemotaxis protein CheX has product MNADFVNPFIAGLLNVLETMAQTKLTPGKPKRKQSDIAKGDVSGLIGMVGPDVRGSMSITFDESLALTIMERMVGERPEKLDAEVGDMVGEVTNMICGNAKRDLAERGFEFGMATPIVVSGKQHTISHQVDGAKIILPFMCDEGLAHLEICFDK; this is encoded by the coding sequence ATGAATGCTGATTTTGTGAACCCTTTTATTGCCGGCCTGCTCAACGTGCTAGAGACCATGGCACAAACAAAGTTGACTCCGGGCAAGCCCAAACGCAAGCAAAGCGATATCGCTAAAGGTGACGTTTCTGGCTTGATAGGCATGGTAGGTCCAGATGTTCGTGGCTCTATGTCTATCACGTTTGATGAATCACTTGCCCTTACTATTATGGAGCGAATGGTTGGAGAGCGCCCTGAAAAACTCGATGCTGAAGTGGGTGATATGGTTGGTGAAGTTACCAATATGATTTGCGGAAACGCAAAACGAGATCTTGCAGAACGCGGGTTCGAGTTCGGAATGGCGACACCTATCGTAGTATCGGGAAAGCAACACACTATCAGCCATCAGGTCGATGGCGCTAAAATTATTCTGCCCTTCATGTGCGATGAAGGTTTAGCGCACTTGGAAATCTGTTTTGACAAATAA
- a CDS encoding secondary thiamine-phosphate synthase enzyme YjbQ: MTNNFWHSEKITLDSYPRGFHLITDQVESALQNIRHVEVGLLHLWLQHTSASLTINENADPTVRHDMEAFFNHSVKEELSFFRHTYEGKDDMPAHLKSSILGCQLTIPVQQGKLALGTWQGIMLGEHRDHGGRRTIIATLQGIAA; encoded by the coding sequence TTGACAAATAATTTCTGGCACTCTGAAAAAATTACACTCGACAGTTACCCCAGAGGATTTCACCTGATAACCGACCAGGTGGAATCTGCGCTACAGAATATTCGCCATGTTGAAGTTGGGCTGCTACACCTATGGCTTCAGCATACCAGCGCAAGCTTAACGATAAACGAAAATGCCGACCCTACAGTGAGGCATGATATGGAAGCTTTCTTCAACCATAGTGTAAAAGAAGAACTTTCTTTTTTCAGGCATACTTATGAAGGTAAAGATGATATGCCTGCTCACTTAAAATCGAGTATACTAGGCTGTCAACTTACCATTCCTGTCCAACAAGGCAAACTTGCACTTGGTACGTGGCAGGGTATCATGCTCGGTGAACACCGAGATCATGGTGGAAGACGAACAATTATTGCCACATTACAAGGGATCGCAGCCTAA
- a CDS encoding OmpA family protein, translating to MKQHFKMAALSLAVLSSTSAFAQDSSEPEYKSWFGISGMHYNTDESRPLSLTEGEVYDDGLGATFEYGFRFTQSWAARVEFTKLSVDFRDGGDDSGEMTGVDALYFMPDDAWFVFGGVKRQSVGDSTTLGNIGIGKHWKVGETARLITEIATYHDFGESYNDFSVKVGLAIPFGKSTPSAPKDSDNDGVVDGKDQCPMTPAGVRVDATGCSVDNDNDGVLNSVDQCPNTPAGTKVDATGCAIKDADNDGVVDSKDMCPDTPAGVKVDAKGCTVFDEETVEITLRVLFDNESAVVKMPKDPEISEFAEFMKQYPSTTAVVEGHTSAPGSEAYNMDLSKRRAANFKEVMVDMYGIDSSRLETIGYGETQLLDEGNNAEAHRVNRRISVTVKDTVKVAEEK from the coding sequence ATGAAACAACACTTTAAAATGGCAGCGCTATCTCTAGCTGTACTTTCATCTACCAGCGCATTTGCTCAAGACTCTTCTGAGCCAGAGTACAAAAGCTGGTTTGGTATTTCGGGCATGCATTACAATACTGACGAATCACGCCCTCTTTCTCTTACCGAAGGTGAAGTATACGACGACGGTTTAGGTGCAACGTTCGAATACGGATTCCGTTTCACTCAAAGCTGGGCTGCCCGTGTAGAATTCACGAAATTGTCTGTAGACTTCCGTGACGGCGGCGACGACAGCGGCGAAATGACTGGCGTAGACGCGCTATACTTTATGCCGGATGACGCGTGGTTTGTTTTTGGTGGTGTTAAGCGCCAATCAGTTGGTGACTCTACAACACTTGGTAACATTGGTATCGGTAAACACTGGAAAGTTGGTGAGACAGCTCGCCTAATCACAGAGATTGCTACGTATCACGATTTCGGTGAAAGCTATAACGACTTCAGTGTAAAAGTTGGTCTTGCGATTCCATTTGGCAAGAGCACTCCTTCTGCTCCTAAAGACAGCGACAACGATGGCGTTGTAGATGGCAAAGATCAGTGCCCAATGACTCCAGCTGGCGTTCGCGTTGATGCGACTGGCTGTAGCGTTGATAACGACAACGATGGCGTTCTAAACAGTGTTGACCAGTGTCCTAACACTCCAGCTGGCACTAAAGTAGATGCAACTGGTTGTGCAATTAAAGACGCTGACAACGATGGCGTTGTAGACAGCAAAGACATGTGCCCTGATACACCAGCTGGCGTAAAAGTAGACGCTAAAGGTTGTACAGTATTTGACGAAGAGACAGTAGAAATCACACTACGCGTTCTATTCGACAACGAAAGCGCTGTTGTTAAAATGCCTAAAGATCCAGAAATCTCTGAATTTGCTGAGTTCATGAAGCAGTATCCTTCAACGACTGCAGTAGTAGAAGGTCACACTTCTGCACCAGGTTCTGAAGCGTACAACATGGACCTTTCTAAGCGTCGTGCTGCTAACTTCAAAGAAGTAATGGTAGACATGTACGGTATCGACAGCTCTCGCCTAGAGACTATCGGTTACGGCGAAACTCAGCTTCTAGACGAAGGCAATAACGCTGAAGCACACCGTGTTAACCGTCGCATTTCAGTGACAGTTAAAGACACAGTGAAAGTAGCTGAAGAAAAGTAA
- the dnaB gene encoding replicative DNA helicase: MASASNNDKNVDKLKVPPHSIEAEQSVLGSMLIDPESWDKVAELVTDNDFYNRSHQIIFRAITRLLNSSQPIDLITVSEELEKHDELEDAGGFAYLGELAKNTPSSANVVSYAQIISERAITRELIGVAHEIAEVGYNPEGRDSADILDLAESKVFEIAERRTGENEGPRDVESILGKTIDRLEELVKTNKEVTGVTTGFTDLDKMTSGMQPSDLIIVAARPSMGKTTFAMNLIENAMMAEEKPVLVFSLEMPSEQIMMRMLASLSRVDQTKIRTAQLDDEDWARISNTMAMLKDKDSLFVDDSSGLTPMDVRSRARKLARERGGISLIMVDYLQLMRVPSLSDNRTLEIAEISRSLKALAKELEVPVVALSQLNRTLEQRADKRPVNSDLRESGSIEQDADLIMFIYRDEVYHENSEYKGIAEIIIGKQRNGPIGTCRLTFQGQFSRFDNYAGPAIADEY; the protein is encoded by the coding sequence GTGGCGTCTGCGTCTAACAACGATAAAAATGTTGATAAATTGAAGGTTCCCCCTCATAGCATTGAGGCCGAGCAGTCTGTTTTAGGCAGCATGCTTATCGACCCCGAAAGCTGGGATAAGGTCGCGGAACTTGTTACCGATAACGACTTTTACAATCGTTCACACCAAATAATCTTTCGTGCTATCACGCGATTGCTTAATAGCAGTCAGCCGATAGATCTTATTACCGTATCAGAAGAGCTTGAAAAGCACGATGAACTAGAAGATGCAGGTGGTTTTGCTTATCTCGGCGAGCTAGCGAAAAATACCCCAAGTTCTGCAAACGTAGTCTCTTATGCGCAAATTATTAGCGAGCGTGCTATTACCCGTGAACTTATCGGTGTTGCGCACGAAATTGCTGAAGTAGGCTATAACCCTGAAGGCCGTGACAGCGCAGATATTCTCGACCTTGCTGAAAGTAAAGTCTTTGAAATAGCAGAGCGAAGAACCGGTGAAAACGAAGGCCCTCGCGATGTTGAGTCTATCCTAGGTAAGACCATCGACCGTCTAGAAGAGCTGGTAAAAACCAATAAAGAAGTAACGGGTGTTACAACGGGCTTTACCGACCTAGATAAAATGACCAGTGGTATGCAGCCGTCGGACCTTATAATCGTGGCGGCGCGTCCATCAATGGGTAAAACTACCTTTGCAATGAACTTGATTGAAAACGCCATGATGGCAGAAGAAAAGCCAGTACTGGTTTTTAGTCTTGAGATGCCATCTGAACAAATCATGATGCGTATGTTGGCGTCATTAAGCCGTGTTGATCAAACGAAGATTCGTACCGCTCAGCTAGACGATGAGGACTGGGCGCGTATATCTAACACTATGGCTATGCTTAAAGATAAAGATAGCCTGTTCGTTGATGACTCTTCGGGTCTAACACCTATGGATGTGCGAAGCAGAGCCCGTAAACTCGCGCGGGAGCGCGGCGGGATAAGCCTTATCATGGTGGATTATCTTCAGCTAATGCGAGTACCGTCGCTAAGCGATAACCGTACATTAGAAATTGCCGAAATATCACGGTCATTAAAAGCGCTGGCTAAAGAACTGGAAGTGCCCGTAGTTGCACTGTCGCAGCTTAACCGTACGCTAGAACAACGTGCCGATAAACGCCCAGTTAACTCTGACCTTCGTGAATCTGGTTCAATCGAGCAGGATGCCGACCTTATCATGTTTATCTATCGTGATGAGGTTTATCACGAAAACAGTGAATATAAAGGCATTGCAGAAATCATTATTGGTAAGCAGCGTAACGGTCCAATTGGTACCTGCCGACTTACCTTCCAGGGCCAGTTTTCTCGTTTTGATAACTATGCAGGCCCAGCCATCGCAGATGAGTACTAA
- a CDS encoding DUF4097 family beta strand repeat-containing protein produces MNTNMKNTISDKLTHMFSSSNGVKALLTTALLSIATAAFAGEKVDKTIDTSSSPKIDIEHIDGKADIRVWDKAQVRVTGELGDQTEEFIFEKRGDVVVIHVEVEHHSKSWYQKSRDGDDLTIYVPSASDLHYTAVNADVKAEGITKAVDVEVVNGNVTLENIGERVEVESVNGDILLKNVKGRLEAGTVNGDIEATHEGTTPVSFTAVNGKLDIASSSPDVSVETVNGRIELSLQNIDSLQINTVNGRTFAKLGLNANGSIKANSVGGAMEFIFQDDVSAQFDIETHAGGNIVNNISGEKAQKPKYGPGSWLRFIHNGGAASVDISTVHGRIEIDRK; encoded by the coding sequence ATGAATACAAATATGAAAAACACAATATCGGATAAGTTAACGCACATGTTCAGCTCATCTAACGGGGTTAAAGCTTTACTAACTACGGCATTATTAAGCATCGCTACTGCCGCATTCGCGGGCGAAAAAGTTGATAAAACCATCGATACCTCATCCTCTCCTAAAATTGATATTGAACATATTGATGGAAAGGCTGATATCCGTGTCTGGGATAAAGCTCAGGTTCGGGTAACAGGAGAGCTCGGCGACCAGACCGAAGAATTTATTTTCGAAAAGCGCGGCGATGTTGTTGTTATTCACGTAGAGGTGGAGCACCACTCAAAGAGTTGGTATCAGAAGAGTCGAGATGGTGATGATCTAACTATTTACGTGCCATCGGCAAGCGATCTTCATTACACCGCAGTCAACGCAGACGTTAAAGCTGAAGGAATAACAAAAGCGGTAGATGTAGAGGTCGTTAACGGCAATGTGACATTAGAAAACATTGGTGAGCGCGTAGAGGTTGAATCTGTGAATGGCGATATTCTATTAAAGAACGTTAAAGGCCGGTTAGAAGCTGGCACGGTTAACGGCGATATAGAAGCTACTCACGAAGGCACTACGCCTGTGAGTTTTACAGCAGTAAATGGAAAGCTTGATATCGCATCGAGCAGCCCTGATGTATCCGTTGAGACAGTGAATGGACGTATTGAGCTATCGTTGCAAAATATTGATAGCCTGCAGATAAATACCGTTAACGGTCGTACTTTTGCTAAATTGGGGCTGAATGCGAATGGCAGTATTAAAGCTAATTCGGTTGGTGGTGCGATGGAATTTATTTTTCAAGATGATGTATCAGCCCAGTTTGATATAGAGACACATGCAGGTGGAAATATTGTGAATAATATTAGCGGCGAAAAAGCACAAAAGCCAAAGTATGGGCCTGGAAGCTGGTTGCGCTTTATACACAATGGCGGTGCTGCGAGCGTCGATATTTCAACGGTACACGGGCGTATAGAAATAGATCGAAAATGA
- a CDS encoding RNA polymerase sigma factor, producing MEHTQQRVVHANVVFGNKGEHELICKAKEGDKQAFRALYDEYVGRVYALCYRLTGEKGMAEDASQEVFIQLWKKLDNFDGQSQFSTWLHSVTANITISYMRKQKGWVQRMFNLENSGISEMPAQENSTDVDLEALIIRLPERARMVFVLHALEGYRHEDIANMLNMAVGSSKAQFFRAKQLLKDFMGVDDE from the coding sequence ATGGAACACACACAACAACGTGTTGTACACGCCAATGTGGTGTTTGGTAACAAAGGCGAACACGAGCTTATATGTAAGGCGAAAGAGGGCGACAAACAAGCGTTTAGAGCTCTTTACGACGAATATGTTGGCCGAGTCTACGCACTGTGTTATCGGCTTACTGGTGAAAAAGGAATGGCAGAAGATGCGTCTCAGGAAGTCTTTATTCAGCTGTGGAAAAAGCTCGATAATTTCGACGGGCAAAGCCAGTTTTCTACGTGGCTACATAGCGTAACGGCAAACATTACCATCTCTTACATGCGCAAACAGAAAGGCTGGGTGCAGCGCATGTTTAACTTGGAAAATAGCGGCATTAGTGAAATGCCGGCTCAAGAGAATAGTACCGATGTGGATTTAGAAGCATTGATTATTCGCCTACCAGAGCGTGCCAGAATGGTTTTTGTACTCCATGCACTTGAAGGATACCGCCACGAAGATATTGCCAACATGTTGAACATGGCTGTGGGCTCAAGCAAAGCGCAATTTTTTCGTGCTAAGCAATTATTGAAAGATTTTATGGGAGTCGATGATGAGTGA